From the genome of Thermoproteales archaeon:
GCTGTTTTCAATGCCATGTCTCACTATTAGAACAGATTTCATACCTACGAGCTTTGATCCCGCTATGTCCGAGAAAGGGTCGTTACCTACCATTATAGAGTTGCCCGGATTTGACCCTGCGCTGTCTAATGCTTTAAAGAAAATATCAGGATGTGGCTTGCGAAGACCAATCTCATAGGAGAAGAATGCATGATCAAAAAATTTTTGAAGATTGAAATGTTCGAAAACCATTTTATTGCTTGGATAAGCGTTTGAGATCAAAACTAGCTTAAAACCAGCCTTTTTTAGCTTTTGCAAGGTAGGTTCAACGTCTGGAAAAAGTTCTACGTATTTTATCTTAGGATAGAAATATATTTTAATGAGATGATCTAAGCTTACATCGTATATCTTAAATCTTTCAACGAGGATTTTAAACAATCTTGTTATATCGATTTCTCTAAACTTTAGCTTTGCCAGCTCCAGCTCATTCCAAATATTATCGTGGAAACATTGAAATGCTTTGTATTCAATGCCTTTTTCAGCGAGCTTAAGCTCGCGATATAAAGCTTTAATTCCATCTTCTCTTAAAGCCTTATCTTCTTTCTTTTCCTTAACTAGAGTATTTCCAAGATCAAAGCATATAACTTTCATGCTGGACCATTTTTTAAAAAGCGTGAAGCCTATTTAAATTTCGATTGGGCAGGATAGCTGGTGCTTTTAAAGAAGGAACTAAAAGCATCTAGATTCATGGAATATGAAACCATAGATCAGAACAGGGTCTTGCATCATAGCTCATGCGAAACCTCTTTCATCGTCAACATTCTAATTTAGAAACTCATTTATAACCTTGATTAGCTTGTCATATATAGGTTTGTTGTCGATTCTAAGATAGCTAAGCGGCGGATTAAATCTAGGTATAAGAGCTCTAAGCTCCTTTAATGTGATCGGCTTTTTCAAGCATTTTTTCTTCATAATCTCTAGGATTAAAACGTCCCTTTCCCCCTTTACATATTCGATATCTTCAGCTTTACAGCCTTCAAGCTTACCGCTTAATATCAAAGCTTCGACAGTTTTCGAAGATAAAACTTTAACTTCTCCTATCTCAACTATTCCGGTTATTGCCTTGACGGGTTTAGATTCATAGATTATGAGGATAGAATATGGTTTTATCTCGCCCACTTTTCGCCTTAGCTCGTATTTTTTAACTCCCCTATAAATTTGCCTGGCGAAATATGGCTTAATAGATAAAATGTATATAGCCATAATTCTCACAAACAAAAAAGGGATTTTAGAAGGGTAGGAAGTACCAGCAAAGTATCATGGCAGCAGGTATAAGCAGGTTGTCGACGTCTGAGGGACTTATAGCCTCAACGATCATGGCAATGATGCCGAGCATCAGCATTTTTAACAGTAGGTTAAACCCAGGCAGGGTTTGGAAAACTATAATATATAGTAGAAGACTTCCGATAAATCCGGCAAAAAGGACTGTTAACGAGCCTTCAATGCTTTTCTTTCTCCCTAGCAGCTTGTACTTGCGCTTGCCATAGCGAGAACCGACCCATGCTGACAGCCCATCTCCCCAGCCTAAATAGCCCATTGTTATAACGCCTATTTTAGTCATGAAATAGAAAACGCCTATAAACTCCATTGACAGCGTGAAAAAGAGAGGACCCAGCAAAAGCTCTTTTGGATTACCGGTTCTCGTCATGGTTTTAACTGCTGGATCGTCAGGGCTTGCCGTGAAACCCTTTACGAGAAACAGTAAAGTCCATAAGGCGGGAACTGATATGTTGAAAACGTAGCTCCAACCATCTGAAGGATCCAGCAAAGGCCAGCACCAAATCCAGCTTCCAGCTGCGATATGTATTACTTTCCGTGAAAGATCCTGCGGGAATCCTTTCAATACAAGTTTGTTCATAATACCTATTATAGAAAATATGTATAAGGCTGGCAGCACTGTTCCGGCTATAAAATTCCATACGAAAACGGGTTGTATTGGAGCTTGCAAAATTCTCACCTACAAAAGTGAAATATAAATACTACTACGTGTATTTTAGTTTTCTCCTACCTAGTTATTCTAGTATACTCGTCTGTTTCTTTCATTAAAGCTTTTGTAAGTATGTTTTCTTTCGTAGCGTTAAGAATCCAAACTTCTCCTCCATTGTCAAAAAACCTTTTGTTGGCTAGAGCTTCTAAAAGCTTCCCTTTCATACCACCACTCACGTCTATTCCCGCAGCGCCGCCAACTTTCTTAACTATGTTTTTAACTTCGTCATATGTTAAACGTTTAATTAGATTAGCTTCTCCCTTTTTGGGATCTGAATCATAAACCCCGTCGACGTCAACACCGAAAATTATAAGCTTAGAATCGAAAATCTCTGCCAGTTTAAAAGCTTGTTGATCTCCAGAGCATACAGATAGGCCCATGGTTAAGTCGGCTACCATGTCTCCCGAGAGGACCGGGATTATACCGGTCTGGACTATTTTAACCATAGGCTCGTGATAGGTTTTGACTATTCTACCCTTATCGGCTAAGATGAATGATGATGGAAGAAACAGTATTCCCGGCACTCCATTTTTCTCCAGAGCATCAAGCACTGCTTGGCGTACTCTGTTCACCCTATTCTGGGCAATCGCGTAGCCTATCAACTGCTTCTCGCTGAAAAATCCCTTATAAAGCTCATATTGTTTAACCGGAACATGACCGGCGCTTCCCACACCATGTAATAGAACAAACCTGTAATCTTTTGCGATTAACTGACTAATTTCGCGCGCAAGTCTATCGATGACATCGTATCTGACGTTTACCTTGGGGTCAGTTTTATCAGTCAAAACGGAGCCTCCAATTTTGAATATAACTTTCATAGGCATAATTTCACCAAGGTTATGAATCTTTAGCAGAAACAACACTTTATTTTTTTCGTGCATGTCTTAGCTTTGAAGGCAACCGCTATCATCCTAGCCTCTCGGGCCTGTCCAGCGGCTGTCGCGGGCAAGTAATATTTCGTAATCCAGTTTTAAATTTTTACCGTCGATGATTTGTCTTTTGCATTAATCCCTTTAAAGACATTGACGGTCGCACTATAGCGGCAAATACATTATTAGGATATTGCTATAATGTCTACCTTGTATGGGTAAGATAAAGCAGGTAGTGGATATTATAATGGAAAATTTCGAAGTGACTGATTGGTGGAGAGGGAGCAGTCCCTTTGAGCTGCTAATTGGAGTGATTTTATCTCAAAAAACTAACTGGAAAAACGTTAGAAAAGCGTTGGAAAGGTTTAAAGCGAAATTTAGAACAGTAAAGGATGTAGCGGAATCGCCAGTAGAGGAAATCGAAAAAGCGATAAGACCTGCAGGATTGTATCGTGTAAAAGCTGCGAGAATCTCTAAGCTAGCTAAACATCTAGTAGATGAGCGTGGAAGCAGATTGGAGGATATACTAAAAATGCCATATTCGCGCGCAAAAATGGAGCTTATAAAAATAGAGGGTATCGGTCCTAAAACCGCAGACGTTTTTCTCATGTTCGCGAGAAACGAGCAGGTTTTACCTGTAGACACTCATATTCTCCGGATAATGAAAAGGCTTGGAGTAGCTGATAAAACGGACTATGAGAGTTTACGAGCCAAGCTTGAAGCAGAAATTGAGCCGCATAAAAGGCTTAAAGCTCATATAGCTCTCATAGAGTTTGGTAGGAAAATTTGTAAAGCTGCAAATCCGCTATGCGATACGTGTCCTGTAAAAAATTACTGTCTCTTTAGAAGCAACAACAAGACAAAGCTAGAATAATAACGCAAGTCGTGCTTGCTGTAATAGATAAATATGAAATCCTTTTTTAATCATTTATGAACTATTTATCCGATAAAGAATTTCAACGATACGATCGACAAATTAAAATTTTTGGAGTTGAAGCCCAGAAAAAGTTGAAGAAAAGTAAAGTAACCATAATAGGCTTAGGTGGTCTTGGCAGCGCGTCAGCAACTTATTTGGCGGCACTCGGCGTTGGCAATCTACGGCTTGTCGATAAAGAAAAAGTTGAGCTTAGCAATTTAAACCGCCAAGTAATACATTGGACAACCGATATCGGCAAATTAAAAACGTTATCAGCTTTCGAAAAACTTTCCAAACTTAATCCAGAAATAAACATTGAAACATTAAATCTGGGCGTCACCGAGGAAAACGTGCATGAAATTATCAAAGATTCTGATCTCGTTATGGACGCCTTGGACAATTGGAAAACACGATTTATAGTAAACGATGCATGCGTCCAGGATAAAATACCATTTATACATGCAGGAGTTCGCGAATTCCAAGGGCAGGTTTTCGTCGTAAAGCCTAGGGAGGGTGCATGTCTCAGATGTTTGCTGCCTAAAATTCCAAAGGAGGAGAGGGATGTTCCTGTCGTAGGTCCCATAGTTGGTGTTGTAGCTTTAATCCAGACTGTTGAGGCATTAAAGCTACTTACCGGCTTCGGGCAGCCTCAGATAAGCACTCTTCTATTTTACGATGCTAGAATACAGGGTATCGAAAAAATAAAAGTTAAAAAGAGCCAAAAATGTCCCGTATGTAGCAAATTCGGGTAGGTGTTAGCTTGCGACCGCCATGCGAATACGTTCTCAAATATTTTCTTCCCCAGATCAGGGCTAGGATAGTAAAGAAGTTGGTAGAAGAACATGATTGGAGTTTAACCGAAGCTGCAAGAGCGCTAGCTATATCCCCTACAGCCGCCGCCAAATATCCTAGACTGCTTAAAAACTCGTTAATAAACCAGGAGATCATAGATTCCATAGCAGATGTTTTGGTATCTAAAATTCTAGAGAAAGACTTGGATTATCCTACGGCAATCGAAATTTTATGCGGCAAATGCATAGAGTTGCGTTTAGGAGCCGACATTTGCAGATTACACAAGAACGCTCTTAGAGAGCTTGAAAACTGTAGAGCGTGCTTTAATATACTCGAGAAAGGTAGAAAAATGGCTAACGAAAAAACTATAATTTTAGAAAATATCAAAGCTGCGCTTCTAGAGTTGGAGTCTAATCCCGATTTTACATTGTTAATTCCAGAGGTAAGGACGAATCTCGTGATGGCGTTGCCCCAAGCTAGAGGCATAGCCGACGTGGCTGGTATTCCGGGTAGAATAACTGTGTATAAAGGAAAGCCTTTAGCTGTTGGCAATCCGGAATTTGGAGCTTCGAAGTATATGTCTCTTCTTCTCCTGGAAATATTGAAAAAGGACAAAAGTAGAAGATCGATGATTTGCATAAAGTATAACGAGAGTATTCAAAAAGCTCTAGACAGTCTAGGATTTAGCTATGCAAGCTTCCGAGGCAGCATGGAGAGAGGTGAAAGCTTAAGAAATTTTGTCCAATTATTGAAAAATCTAGAGAAAGTTCCAGATGTTGTAATCGAGGTTGGCGGTTTAGGAGTTGAGCCTGTAGCTTATGTTTTGGATTCAAACGCTGTAGAAGTCGTTAAAAAAACGCTGAAAATACTTGAAGAATACATGAAAATCAGTCGCGAAAAGAGTCGTCATAGTTCCTGAGACCGTCGCGTCATCATCTACTACTTAATTGAAGTATGGTAGTTAATAAGTTTTCTATATTGTAGAGCTAAATAACCTTAATAAAATGGTTAAGCATTAGATATGATTGAGTTTGAATGGCCTGGACATTTACAAAAATTGAAGACTATGTATTGAGAAAAACTATTCAGAAACTGCTAGAGGAGAAGCTACATAACATTAGCAAGGCAGAGAAAAGTATAATGACTTCCATAGCCGCAGAAGATTATAAAAACTATTTAAAAGTTAAGCTTGACCTTTTAGGATTTGAAGACGCTGAAGATCTAATTTACAGAGAGATTAAGGCGATGCTTGAAGATCCTATAAAATTTAGGAATAAGCTCGAAGAATGGCTTAACCTTTGGCTTGCAAAGTGGAGACAAAGAGTAAAAGTGGTTTTTAAGGAGGAACAAGAATTTAAAGTGAAAAAAGAGGTTGAGAGTGAGACGTTACATCTCTGGAATAGCATTAGCAGGAAGAAGGAGCTTTTAGACTTGGTTATAGGGTCTCTGATTAAAAGTGGCGAATATTGCCTGACTAAAACGATCGCTGAGAGCATAGTTAAAGGTGAATTGTTCAAGTATTCGAAGCAGGTAAGCGACAAGAAGAAGCTCGCAGAGCTTATCGATAAATATCCAATAATATTACTGAAAGATTCTCTAAGAGCTGTAAAGGTCATATCTAGGAATAAAGGATACCTGGTATCCATAAAAGTTGACCAGAATATGTTCCGAGAATACGTGAAAAAACGCGGGAAAGGTAGGCTTTTCTAAGCTAACCTTACGACGTAGGAGCCGAGCGGAACTTTCAAAGCTTCTGCTATTGGTTTGCACTTCGCTTTTAGAAGATACACAATTTTACTATCAAACTTAGCCTTTACCTCTTCTAGATACTCGAAATGAGCCATCCCCTTCGAAACGATAATATCGGCAGTAAATAGTTCCTCTTTAACTCTCTTAGGCAGCTCGTAAAGGAATACGCTAGCAGCATCTGTACCGGTGCTGATTACTCTGTCGAAGGATTTGTCGAGACCAGCATCTTCGACTTCGTTGATTGTTATATCGTTTTGGAAAGTATCTCCCTTTACAACAGCAATTGTGTAAGCCCCTCTTCTTTTAAGCTCCTCTGCTAAGAGTCTATCTAGAACCGCCTCACCGCAGTTATCTAAAAGAAAAACAATCTTTAAACCGTCGACTTTTTCAAAAATCCATACATCGCGTATGGCTGGCTCGATTTTCTCTATTTCCTCAAGCAAAGAGTTCGTCTTGAAGCTGTAGCCGGCAACGCCTAAATCCAGGGCATTGCCAGCAAGCGAAGCTTTTACTGCTAACATCAAACGCTCGCTATCGCTTAATCCCAGAGTTTTTTCTTTAAGCTTTCTATAAATTGTAATAGCTATCCTATTTGCTTGATTCTTCTCTTTCAGGTAGGGATCTCTATTTTTCGTTAATTTCTTAAGCTCTCTAAATAATCGCGTGCTTGCTTCAGCCGGGGTTAAACTTCTATCTTTTAATATTTCAATGTATAGCCTGGTTATTTCAATCATGATGTTGATTTTGTCTTCGGGATCTAATGAGAGCCGTTCGAGCTCTGCCTCTCGAACATTTAGTAAGCATACGATACATTTTGCTTTTATTTTCACGATATCACCGCAACGGAAGATTTACTAATGACCACATAATTATAATTTCCGAGGATCATGGAAAATAAACCCAAGGAATATTCAAAAGCTGAAATTCTTGGAGTATATGAGGTCAATCCTCCCAGAGGAGCTTTTGTCGTGTTACTAGAGGGAGAAGATTGGAACGGTTACGTATTGCCCATAATGATAGGCATGCCGGAAGCATCGGCGATACAGGCAGCATTAGAAGGTTACATCGCAGAAAGACCAATGACTCATGATCTTATAATGTCAATGCTGGGAGCTTTAGGCGTTACCATCGAAAAAGTCACTATAGACGCCCTAATAAATAACGTATTCACCGCTACAATAGTACTTAACGAGTCTGGTAAAAGCATATACGTTGACGCTAGACCCTCAGATTCTATAGCCTTAGCTTTAAGAGCAAACGCGCCCATTTTCGTTGCTAGAAGACTAATTAAAAACGCCATACCTAAAGATGCGGTAGAACTAGACTAATCGAATATTTATATCAAATCAAGTTTTAGATAATTTTATAGTTGTTTTCGTTCTACTAATACCTTTCCTTTTCAATTTACAATAAGCATCATTTACTAGTTCAAATTCTTTAGT
Proteins encoded in this window:
- a CDS encoding HAD family hydrolase, which translates into the protein MKVICFDLGNTLVKEKKEDKALREDGIKALYRELKLAEKGIEYKAFQCFHDNIWNELELAKLKFREIDITRLFKILVERFKIYDVSLDHLIKIYFYPKIKYVELFPDVEPTLQKLKKAGFKLVLISNAYPSNKMVFEHFNLQKFFDHAFFSYEIGLRKPHPDIFFKALDSAGSNPGNSIMVGNDPFSDIAGSKLVGMKSVLIVRHGIENSRILTTPDFIIHDLSELTRIVRRLI
- a CDS encoding ASCH domain-containing protein, whose product is MAIYILSIKPYFARQIYRGVKKYELRRKVGEIKPYSILIIYESKPVKAITGIVEIGEVKVLSSKTVEALILSGKLEGCKAEDIEYVKGERDVLILEIMKKKCLKKPITLKELRALIPRFNPPLSYLRIDNKPIYDKLIKVINEFLN
- a CDS encoding endonuclease III, producing MGKIKQVVDIIMENFEVTDWWRGSSPFELLIGVILSQKTNWKNVRKALERFKAKFRTVKDVAESPVEEIEKAIRPAGLYRVKAARISKLAKHLVDERGSRLEDILKMPYSRAKMELIKIEGIGPKTADVFLMFARNEQVLPVDTHILRIMKRLGVADKTDYESLRAKLEAEIEPHKRLKAHIALIEFGRKICKAANPLCDTCPVKNYCLFRSNNKTKLE
- a CDS encoding HesA/MoeB/ThiF family protein codes for the protein MNYLSDKEFQRYDRQIKIFGVEAQKKLKKSKVTIIGLGGLGSASATYLAALGVGNLRLVDKEKVELSNLNRQVIHWTTDIGKLKTLSAFEKLSKLNPEINIETLNLGVTEENVHEIIKDSDLVMDALDNWKTRFIVNDACVQDKIPFIHAGVREFQGQVFVVKPREGACLRCLLPKIPKEERDVPVVGPIVGVVALIQTVEALKLLTGFGQPQISTLLFYDARIQGIEKIKVKKSQKCPVCSKFG
- a CDS encoding DUF89 family protein translates to MKIKAKCIVCLLNVREAELERLSLDPEDKINIMIEITRLYIEILKDRSLTPAEASTRLFRELKKLTKNRDPYLKEKNQANRIAITIYRKLKEKTLGLSDSERLMLAVKASLAGNALDLGVAGYSFKTNSLLEEIEKIEPAIRDVWIFEKVDGLKIVFLLDNCGEAVLDRLLAEELKRRGAYTIAVVKGDTFQNDITINEVEDAGLDKSFDRVISTGTDAASVFLYELPKRVKEELFTADIIVSKGMAHFEYLEEVKAKFDSKIVYLLKAKCKPIAEALKVPLGSYVVRLA
- a CDS encoding bifunctional nuclease family protein: MENKPKEYSKAEILGVYEVNPPRGAFVVLLEGEDWNGYVLPIMIGMPEASAIQAALEGYIAERPMTHDLIMSMLGALGVTIEKVTIDALINNVFTATIVLNESGKSIYVDARPSDSIALALRANAPIFVARRLIKNAIPKDAVELD